The proteins below are encoded in one region of Amycolatopsis magusensis:
- a CDS encoding IclR family transcriptional regulator has product MAQPTVVSAGENGAEPAGVKSARRAIDLLETFAANDVWMSLSDLHTRTGFPRSSLHGLLRTLHEAGWLETDSSGTRYRLGVRALICGTAYLDRDPVVPFATEALEQVRERTGFTAHYARRNGTEVVYLETRESAKSIHLVSRVGRTLPAHATALGKVLLAELTHDEIDALLPNPLTALTPNTVTSLDELHRQFTETRERGYASEIEEGTPGIRCVASVVPYRIPGTDALSCSMPVDQVTEAEARRAGELIAEITTELGQTLRRAGIR; this is encoded by the coding sequence ATGGCTCAGCCGACGGTTGTTTCAGCCGGTGAGAACGGTGCGGAGCCGGCGGGCGTGAAATCCGCGCGCCGTGCCATCGACCTGCTGGAGACCTTCGCCGCGAACGACGTCTGGATGTCGTTGTCGGACCTGCACACCCGTACCGGGTTCCCGCGGTCCAGCCTGCACGGGCTGCTGCGGACCCTGCACGAGGCAGGCTGGCTGGAGACCGATTCCAGCGGCACGCGGTACCGGCTGGGGGTGCGCGCGCTGATCTGCGGCACCGCCTACCTCGACCGGGACCCGGTGGTGCCGTTCGCCACCGAGGCGCTGGAGCAGGTGCGGGAGCGCACCGGGTTCACCGCGCACTACGCGCGGCGCAACGGCACCGAGGTGGTGTACCTGGAGACGCGGGAGTCCGCGAAGTCCATCCACCTGGTCTCGCGGGTCGGGCGCACGCTGCCCGCGCACGCGACCGCGCTGGGCAAGGTGCTGCTCGCCGAACTCACCCACGACGAGATCGACGCGCTGCTGCCGAACCCGCTCACCGCGCTCACGCCGAACACGGTGACCTCGCTCGACGAACTGCACCGCCAGTTCACCGAGACCAGGGAACGCGGCTACGCCTCCGAGATCGAGGAGGGCACGCCGGGCATCCGCTGCGTGGCCTCGGTGGTGCCCTACCGCATTCCCGGCACCGACGCGCTCAGCTGCTCGATGCCGGTCGACCAGGTCACCGAGGCCGAGGCGCGGCGGGCGGGCGAGCTGATCGCCGAGATCACCACCGAACTCGGGCAGACCCTGCGACGCGCCGGTATCCGCTGA
- a CDS encoding 5-dehydro-4-deoxyglucarate dehydratase: protein MGQLEQPKTELDGLLAFPLTPFTEDLQVDLGAFADHVERHLEAGAGALFIACGTGEFSSLAPEEVQALLNRAREVVAGRVPIWVGAGGGAATARAGVAAAGAGGADGVLLLPPYLVAGPPDGLVDHVRHAIGDSGVPVIVYHRSPGVFTAGAAVKLLGLPSVVGLKDGFGDVDLMTRIVTGIRGADDPRGREFLFFNGLPTAEVSARAYAAIGVARYSSAVHCFAPEIAHAFHRALSTGDGATMDALLAGFYLPLVALRDETPGFAVSLVKAAARLRGEKVGSVRPPLREPSPDQLERLERIVAEGFAVLGRIGDGR, encoded by the coding sequence ATGGGACAGCTGGAACAGCCCAAGACCGAATTGGACGGCCTGCTCGCGTTCCCGCTCACCCCGTTCACCGAAGACCTTCAAGTAGACCTCGGTGCCTTCGCGGACCACGTGGAGCGGCACCTCGAGGCGGGCGCGGGCGCGCTCTTCATCGCCTGCGGCACGGGGGAGTTCAGTTCGCTGGCGCCCGAGGAGGTGCAGGCGCTGCTGAACCGCGCGCGCGAGGTCGTGGCCGGCCGGGTGCCGATCTGGGTGGGTGCCGGTGGCGGGGCGGCGACGGCGCGGGCCGGGGTCGCGGCGGCCGGGGCCGGGGGCGCGGACGGGGTGCTCCTGCTGCCGCCGTACCTGGTGGCCGGGCCGCCCGACGGGCTCGTCGACCACGTCCGCCACGCCATCGGCGACAGCGGGGTGCCGGTGATCGTCTACCACCGCTCGCCCGGCGTGTTCACCGCGGGCGCGGCGGTCAAGCTGCTCGGCCTGCCGTCGGTGGTCGGGCTCAAGGACGGGTTCGGCGACGTCGACCTGATGACCCGGATCGTCACCGGCATCCGCGGTGCCGACGACCCGCGTGGCCGGGAGTTCCTGTTCTTCAACGGGTTGCCCACCGCCGAGGTCTCCGCGCGGGCCTACGCGGCTATCGGCGTGGCGCGCTACTCCTCCGCGGTGCACTGCTTCGCGCCGGAGATCGCGCACGCCTTCCACCGCGCACTGTCCACTGGGGACGGTGCGACGATGGACGCGCTGCTGGCCGGGTTCTACCTGCCGCTGGTCGCGTTGCGCGACGAGACGCCCGGCTTCGCGGTCTCGCTGGTCAAGGCCGCCGCCCGGCTGCGCGGCGAGAAGGTCGGCTCGGTGCGGCCGCCGCTGCGTGAGCCCAGCCCGGACCAGCTCGAACGACTGGAACGCATCGTCGCCGAAGGCTTCGCGGTGCTCGGCCGGATCGGGGACGGCCGATGA
- a CDS encoding polysaccharide lyase 8 family protein has translation MPELTRRSALLGGAAAVAASTTLPGVLAPGTAVAQAPQDDPAKIIAAYRYLQVGAGRTSPERTRAVQALDEVAVAYHAAMDTGGDQLWPDLPVGPGSTYFQKMYYRLRTIAVDWATPGSALSGKLGLPQRIHTALETLYRVQYNEHTDELGNWYSYEIGTPLWLVQTLASTMDIIPAADRERYLRPVLRFIADPNRRTNNPNVVETGANRADKATLTVVSGAMMADPARIRLGVEAVTDVAGGGAASLIAKVTAGDGFHTDGSFLQHEVVPYPGHYALVLVQAVAGLMEVTRGTAWELPEDVRRAMCATVPDSLAPFMFDGAMMEPVRGRFLSRQGETGHDAGHQLTSATALLARNAPEPERAQLTGLVAAWIQRGKWAPYLEVTDVGRFSGGLQPVGVPEVEYAQELLAANPVPAPVVPQHRVFGQQDRMLHVTPAWSASLGVSSTRICRYEAINSMNLRGWYTGDGVLYVFQPGAEGHYSDAYWPTVDATLLPGTTAKDSAPPKLEQIPLSSKPFSGGVRFDAQHGAYGVDFVSQDGTLTAKKSWFFTPEGVVCLGAGITDASGAKVRTTVENRGLGTNPRNALRADGRLLPVELGKSTSLRKPRWVHLDGVGGYVLLSDVDVSVLREDRTGAWADVDKGANTGGTTTPYTRRYQKVVIEHGANPSGASYGYVVLPGASAAATAASALSWRVRSNTAEVQAIRLWEGTLLANFFTGGTIDDLTVSGPASIAVERVRDGWQVAVADPTHLQQSIRVTILRKSVDVDVSGAQGATRTVKIGR, from the coding sequence ATGCCCGAACTCACCCGCAGATCAGCGTTGCTCGGCGGGGCGGCGGCGGTGGCCGCGTCCACCACCCTGCCCGGGGTGCTCGCCCCGGGCACGGCGGTGGCGCAGGCGCCGCAAGATGATCCGGCGAAGATCATCGCCGCCTACCGGTACCTGCAGGTGGGCGCCGGGCGCACCTCGCCCGAGCGGACGCGGGCGGTCCAGGCGCTCGACGAGGTCGCGGTGGCCTACCACGCGGCGATGGACACCGGCGGCGACCAGCTGTGGCCGGATCTGCCGGTGGGTCCGGGCAGCACCTACTTCCAGAAGATGTACTACCGGCTGCGCACGATCGCGGTGGACTGGGCGACCCCCGGCTCGGCGCTGTCGGGGAAGCTCGGGCTGCCGCAACGGATCCACACCGCGCTGGAGACGCTGTACCGGGTGCAGTACAACGAGCACACCGACGAGCTCGGGAACTGGTACAGCTACGAGATCGGCACCCCGTTGTGGCTGGTGCAAACGCTTGCGTCCACTATGGACATCATCCCGGCGGCTGATCGTGAGCGGTACCTGCGGCCGGTGCTGCGGTTCATCGCCGACCCGAACCGGCGCACGAACAACCCGAACGTGGTGGAGACCGGCGCGAACCGGGCCGACAAGGCCACGCTGACCGTGGTCTCCGGCGCGATGATGGCGGACCCCGCCCGCATCCGGTTGGGCGTGGAGGCGGTGACCGACGTCGCCGGCGGTGGCGCGGCCAGCCTGATCGCGAAGGTGACCGCGGGCGACGGCTTCCACACCGACGGGTCGTTCCTGCAGCACGAGGTGGTCCCGTACCCCGGGCACTACGCGCTGGTGCTGGTGCAGGCGGTGGCCGGGCTGATGGAGGTCACCCGCGGCACGGCGTGGGAGCTGCCGGAGGACGTCCGCCGCGCGATGTGCGCGACCGTGCCGGATTCGCTGGCGCCCTTCATGTTCGACGGCGCGATGATGGAGCCGGTGCGCGGCCGGTTCCTGTCCCGGCAGGGGGAGACCGGGCACGACGCCGGGCACCAGCTCACCTCGGCCACCGCGTTGCTGGCGCGCAACGCGCCCGAGCCGGAACGCGCGCAGCTGACCGGCCTGGTCGCGGCGTGGATCCAGCGCGGCAAGTGGGCGCCGTACCTGGAAGTGACCGACGTCGGGCGATTCTCGGGCGGGCTGCAGCCGGTCGGTGTGCCGGAGGTCGAATACGCTCAGGAACTGCTGGCCGCGAACCCGGTACCGGCGCCGGTCGTGCCGCAGCACCGCGTTTTCGGGCAGCAGGACCGGATGCTGCACGTGACACCCGCGTGGTCGGCTTCGCTCGGTGTCAGTTCGACGCGGATCTGCCGCTACGAGGCGATCAACTCGATGAACCTGCGTGGCTGGTACACCGGCGACGGCGTGTTGTACGTGTTCCAGCCCGGCGCCGAGGGGCACTACAGCGACGCGTACTGGCCGACGGTCGACGCGACCCTGCTGCCGGGCACCACGGCGAAGGACTCGGCACCGCCGAAGCTGGAACAGATCCCCTTGTCCAGCAAGCCGTTCTCCGGTGGCGTGCGGTTCGACGCCCAGCACGGGGCCTACGGGGTCGATTTCGTCTCGCAGGACGGCACGCTCACCGCGAAGAAGTCGTGGTTCTTCACGCCCGAGGGGGTGGTGTGCCTGGGCGCGGGCATCACCGACGCTTCGGGGGCGAAGGTGCGGACCACGGTGGAAAACCGCGGCCTGGGCACGAATCCGCGCAACGCGCTGCGGGCGGACGGCCGTCTGCTGCCGGTCGAACTCGGTAAATCGACATCGCTGCGCAAACCACGCTGGGTGCACCTGGACGGTGTCGGGGGCTACGTGCTCCTGTCCGATGTGGACGTTTCGGTCCTGCGTGAGGACCGGACCGGGGCCTGGGCCGACGTCGACAAGGGCGCGAACACCGGTGGTACCACCACGCCGTACACGCGGCGGTACCAGAAGGTGGTGATCGAACACGGCGCCAACCCGTCCGGCGCGAGCTACGGGTACGTGGTGCTGCCCGGTGCTTCCGCGGCGGCGACGGCGGCTTCGGCGTTGTCGTGGCGGGTGCGGTCGAACACCGCCGAGGTGCAGGCCATCCGGTTGTGGGAGGGCACGCTGCTGGCGAACTTCTTCACCGGCGGCACGATCGACGACCTGACCGTTTCGGGGCCCGCGTCGATCGCCGTGGAACGGGTGCGCGACGGCTGGCAGGTCGCGGTCGCGGACCCGACGCACCTGCAGCAGTCGATCCGCGTGACGATCCTGCGCAAGTCGGTGGACGTGGACGTTTCCGGCGCGCAGGGCGCGACCAGAACGGTCAAGATCGGCCGTTGA
- a CDS encoding NAD-dependent epimerase/dehydratase family protein, producing MADERVLITGASGVVGTLMRPRLAKPGRILRLLDLRPPAPAEPGEAVEVLTGSVTDPEAMAKACEGADALIHLGGHSRENSWEEILDVNINGTQIALAAAQAAGIKRVILASSNHSVGFRRNDEAGPDGLPADSSARPDTYYGVGKAAMEALGSLYASRFGMDVICVRIGSCFETPVVLGPRGLTTWLSPDDGARLFEACLTAPSPGYRLIWGVSDNKRRLFSLAEAAELGYHPQDDAESYAEQLAGKPGPTGIAADHIGGPFCTAPLGEFNPL from the coding sequence ATGGCAGACGAGCGCGTCCTGATCACGGGTGCGTCCGGGGTGGTGGGCACCCTGATGCGACCGCGGCTGGCCAAACCGGGCCGGATCCTGCGGTTGCTCGACCTGCGCCCGCCCGCTCCGGCGGAGCCGGGAGAAGCGGTCGAGGTGCTCACCGGTTCGGTGACCGATCCCGAGGCGATGGCGAAGGCCTGCGAAGGCGCCGACGCGCTGATCCACCTCGGCGGGCACAGCCGCGAGAACTCCTGGGAAGAGATCCTCGACGTCAACATCAACGGCACCCAGATCGCGCTGGCGGCCGCGCAGGCCGCGGGCATCAAGCGGGTGATCCTGGCGTCGAGCAACCACTCGGTCGGCTTCCGCCGCAACGACGAGGCAGGCCCCGATGGGCTGCCCGCCGACTCGAGCGCGCGGCCGGACACGTACTACGGCGTGGGCAAGGCCGCGATGGAGGCGCTGGGCAGCCTGTACGCGTCGCGATTCGGCATGGACGTCATCTGCGTGCGGATCGGTTCGTGCTTCGAGACCCCCGTCGTGCTGGGGCCGCGCGGCCTGACCACCTGGCTCTCCCCCGACGACGGCGCGCGCTTGTTCGAGGCCTGCCTCACCGCGCCTTCGCCAGGGTACCGGCTGATCTGGGGCGTCTCGGACAACAAACGACGGCTGTTCTCGCTGGCCGAAGCCGCCGAACTCGGCTACCACCCGCAGGACGACGCCGAGTCGTACGCGGAACAACTGGCCGGCAAGCCGGGTCCCACTGGCATCGCCGCCGATCACATCGGCGGCCCCTTCTGCACCGCCCCCCTCGGCGAGTTCAACCCCCTCTGA
- a CDS encoding DUF899 domain-containing protein: MRNQPEVVSREQWLTARKELLTKEKALTRARDQLNADRRRLPMVRVDQPYTFIGPDGEVGFAELFEGRSQLIVHHLMWLDDAGTTCPSCSGIADGITKLSQLHARDTTLVAISRGTYPRIAAFRERMGWTFPWYSAEGSTFNHDFHATVDERVAPVLLNYRTEAELAEAGTPWTADDRGDWPGISTFLRVGDEVFHTYSTYARGLDLFVGGNHYLDLTALGRQEDWEEPKGRALPLGLEANGPAVRFPDEYATTAS; encoded by the coding sequence ATGCGAAACCAGCCCGAGGTGGTGTCACGGGAACAGTGGCTGACCGCCCGCAAGGAGCTGCTGACCAAGGAAAAGGCGCTCACCCGCGCCCGCGACCAGCTGAACGCGGACCGGCGGCGCCTGCCGATGGTGCGCGTGGACCAGCCGTACACCTTCATCGGCCCGGACGGCGAAGTCGGCTTCGCGGAGCTGTTCGAGGGCCGGTCCCAGCTGATCGTCCACCACCTGATGTGGCTCGACGACGCCGGCACGACGTGCCCGAGCTGCTCGGGCATCGCCGACGGCATCACCAAGCTTTCCCAGCTGCACGCCCGCGACACCACGCTGGTCGCCATCTCCCGGGGCACGTACCCGCGGATCGCCGCGTTCCGCGAGCGCATGGGCTGGACCTTCCCCTGGTACTCCGCCGAGGGCAGCACCTTCAACCACGACTTCCACGCCACCGTCGACGAACGCGTCGCCCCGGTGCTGCTCAACTACCGGACCGAGGCCGAACTCGCCGAAGCGGGCACCCCGTGGACGGCGGACGACCGCGGCGACTGGCCGGGGATCAGCACCTTCCTCCGCGTCGGTGACGAGGTCTTCCACACCTACTCGACCTACGCCCGCGGCCTCGACCTGTTCGTCGGCGGCAACCATTACCTCGACCTCACCGCGCTCGGCCGCCAGGAGGACTGGGAGGAACCGAAGGGCCGCGCCCTCCCGCTCGGGCTCGAAGCCAACGGACCCGCCGTGCGTTTCCCGGACGAGTACGCGACTACTGCGTCTTGA
- a CDS encoding class I SAM-dependent methyltransferase → MAAVDLDEFERLLAEGEAEPVEGWDFSWFDGRATEERPSWGYSRLLADRLSAAEIALDLQTGGGEVLAEAAGDGTRLVATEGWPPNAAIAAQCLRRLGGTVVLAAEDGLLPFRDRSFDLVTGRHLIVEPWPEIARVLRPGGTFLTQGVGSGTNRELYEFFLGPQRGDDRSDDAAADRAADKARAAGLEVLDVRHERLRVVFHDVGAVVYFLRKVVWTVPDFTVAKYRPRLAELHRKIVVEGSFVSHSRRYLIEARRVNGRS, encoded by the coding sequence GTGGCGGCCGTGGATCTGGACGAGTTCGAGCGCCTGCTCGCCGAAGGAGAAGCCGAGCCCGTCGAGGGCTGGGACTTCTCGTGGTTCGACGGGCGCGCGACCGAGGAACGGCCGTCCTGGGGGTATTCGCGCCTGCTCGCCGATCGCCTTTCCGCCGCCGAAATCGCGCTGGACCTGCAAACCGGCGGTGGTGAGGTGCTCGCGGAGGCGGCCGGAGACGGCACTCGCCTGGTCGCCACCGAGGGCTGGCCGCCCAACGCCGCGATCGCCGCCCAGTGCCTGCGCCGCCTCGGCGGCACGGTGGTGCTCGCCGCCGAGGACGGGCTGCTCCCGTTCCGCGATCGCAGTTTCGACCTGGTCACCGGCAGGCACCTGATCGTGGAACCGTGGCCTGAGATCGCGCGGGTGCTCCGGCCCGGCGGCACCTTCCTCACCCAAGGCGTGGGCAGCGGCACGAACCGCGAGCTGTACGAGTTCTTCCTCGGCCCGCAACGCGGCGACGACCGCTCGGACGACGCCGCGGCCGACCGGGCGGCGGACAAGGCGCGCGCGGCCGGGCTCGAAGTGCTCGATGTGCGTCACGAGCGGCTGCGCGTGGTGTTCCACGACGTCGGCGCGGTGGTCTACTTCCTGCGCAAGGTGGTCTGGACGGTGCCGGACTTCACCGTGGCCAAGTACCGGCCGCGACTGGCCGAGCTGCACCGGAAGATCGTGGTGGAAGGCTCGTTCGTGTCCCATTCGCGGCGGTACCTGATCGAAGCCCGCCGGGTCAACGGCCGATCTTGA
- a CDS encoding SDR family NAD(P)-dependent oxidoreductase has product MGVLEGKAVVITGAGRGLGRAYALHAAALITGNGGQAAAMVGRCVRAFGTIDGLVGNAGLNYQVPPWDDDPARIRELVEVNVLGVVYTGLAAMRVMRERGSGVLVNVASGSLLGKPGGAAYSASKGAVASLTCSWAADLAERGIRVNAISPLAWTRMVEADEVERARMSRDLTPALAAPLVTYLLSDLSAGLTGQLIRLRGDKLHIVRQHAVKEPVLTSPRWEVADIAAAFDNGLVPEPPPGERWKL; this is encoded by the coding sequence ATGGGAGTTCTCGAAGGCAAGGCCGTGGTGATCACCGGCGCCGGGCGCGGCCTCGGGCGCGCGTACGCGTTGCACGCCGCCGCGCTGATCACCGGGAACGGCGGGCAGGCCGCCGCGATGGTCGGCCGGTGCGTGCGCGCGTTCGGCACGATCGACGGCCTGGTCGGCAACGCCGGGCTGAACTACCAGGTGCCGCCGTGGGACGACGATCCCGCCCGCATCCGCGAACTCGTCGAGGTCAACGTGCTGGGCGTGGTGTACACCGGCCTGGCCGCGATGCGGGTGATGCGCGAACGCGGCAGCGGCGTGCTGGTGAACGTGGCTTCCGGCTCGCTGCTGGGAAAGCCCGGCGGTGCCGCGTATTCGGCGTCCAAGGGCGCGGTCGCGTCGCTGACCTGTTCGTGGGCGGCGGACCTCGCCGAGCGCGGGATCCGGGTGAACGCGATCAGCCCGCTGGCGTGGACCCGGATGGTCGAGGCGGACGAGGTAGAGCGGGCCAGGATGAGCCGCGACCTCACCCCCGCGCTGGCCGCGCCACTGGTCACCTACCTGCTCAGCGACCTGTCCGCCGGCCTCACCGGGCAGCTGATCCGCCTGCGCGGGGACAAGCTGCACATCGTGCGGCAGCACGCGGTGAAGGAACCCGTGCTGACCAGCCCGCGGTGGGAGGTGGCGGACATCGCCGCCGCGTTCGACAACGGCCTGGTGCCGGAGCCGCCCCCTGGCGAGCGCTGGAAGCTCTGA
- a CDS encoding aldehyde dehydrogenase (NADP(+)), giving the protein MSAELAHETEAAELDRVLAAAAQAAPALAGSTPAERAGWLTAAADALDAAADELVVLAAEETNLPESPRLRGELKRTTFQLRLFGQVLTDGAFLRATVDHADPDWPMGPRPDIRRVLTPIGPVLVFAASNFPFAFSTAGGDTASALAAGCPVVLKAHPGHPRLSDLTGRILLTALREAGAPEGVFAVVHGRETGVTALKDARISAASFTGSVPGGRALFDIANARPVPIPFYGELGSVNPVVVTPGAVRARGEEIAKGYAASFTLGAGQFCTKPGLVFLPDEHGLDTALKSALDGAATQQMLNDRIAGGYSEGVAALRSAEGVEVVSESEAAGAGFTPTLLKTTAENFAKGAEVLRHECFGPASLVITYSSQEELIGLLDGLEPGLTATLHAEESEVDDVRPLLAPLARIAGRVLFNDWPTGVTVTWAQQHGGPYPATTAPTTTSVGTAAIDRFLRPVAWQGFPDALLPPALREDNPWRLPRRTDGSPQIL; this is encoded by the coding sequence TTGTCTGCCGAACTTGCCCACGAGACCGAAGCCGCCGAACTGGACCGGGTGCTCGCCGCCGCCGCGCAGGCCGCGCCCGCGCTGGCCGGGAGCACGCCGGCCGAGCGCGCGGGCTGGCTCACCGCCGCCGCCGACGCGCTGGACGCGGCAGCCGACGAACTCGTCGTGCTCGCCGCCGAGGAGACCAACCTGCCCGAGTCGCCGCGCCTGCGCGGTGAGCTGAAGCGCACCACCTTCCAGCTGCGGCTGTTCGGCCAGGTGCTGACCGACGGCGCGTTCCTGCGCGCCACCGTGGACCACGCCGACCCGGACTGGCCGATGGGCCCGCGCCCGGACATCCGCCGGGTGCTGACGCCGATCGGGCCGGTGCTGGTGTTCGCCGCCAGCAACTTCCCGTTCGCCTTCAGCACCGCGGGCGGCGACACCGCCTCCGCGCTGGCCGCCGGCTGCCCGGTGGTGCTCAAGGCACACCCCGGCCACCCGCGCCTGTCCGACCTGACCGGCCGGATCCTGCTCACCGCGCTGCGCGAAGCCGGTGCGCCGGAAGGCGTCTTCGCGGTGGTCCACGGTCGTGAGACCGGGGTGACCGCGCTGAAGGACGCGCGCATCTCGGCTGCTTCGTTCACCGGCTCGGTGCCCGGCGGGCGGGCGCTGTTCGACATCGCCAACGCGCGCCCGGTGCCCATCCCGTTCTACGGCGAGTTGGGCAGCGTCAACCCGGTGGTGGTCACGCCGGGCGCGGTGAGGGCACGCGGCGAGGAGATCGCGAAGGGCTACGCCGCTTCGTTCACCCTGGGCGCCGGTCAGTTCTGCACGAAGCCCGGCCTGGTGTTCCTGCCGGACGAGCACGGGCTCGACACCGCGTTGAAGTCCGCGCTGGACGGCGCCGCCACGCAGCAGATGCTCAACGACCGCATCGCCGGCGGGTACAGCGAAGGGGTGGCCGCGCTGCGGTCCGCCGAGGGCGTCGAGGTGGTCTCCGAATCGGAGGCCGCCGGTGCCGGGTTCACCCCGACCCTGCTCAAGACCACCGCCGAGAACTTCGCCAAGGGCGCGGAGGTGCTGCGGCACGAGTGCTTCGGCCCGGCTTCGCTGGTGATCACCTACTCCAGCCAGGAGGAGCTGATCGGGCTGCTCGACGGGCTCGAGCCGGGGCTGACCGCCACCCTGCACGCCGAAGAGTCCGAAGTGGACGACGTGCGCCCGCTGCTGGCCCCGCTCGCCAGGATCGCCGGGCGGGTGCTGTTCAACGACTGGCCGACCGGGGTCACGGTCACCTGGGCGCAACAGCACGGCGGCCCGTACCCGGCCACCACCGCGCCGACCACCACCTCGGTGGGCACGGCGGCGATCGACCGCTTCCTGCGCCCGGTGGCCTGGCAGGGCTTCCCCGACGCGCTGCTGCCGCCCGCCCTGCGCGAGGACAACCCGTGGCGGCTGCCGCGGCGGACGGACGGTTCACCGCAGATCCTCTGA